The stretch of DNA AGCGGATTGATCGTGTACCGCTGAATGTGATGAGGCGGCGTCCAGAGTCGCCACTCGTAACCGACATGCTCCGTGAGCTTCAGTGGCCGATCGCGATTCAGCCAGCCCAGATAAATCATCAGGGTTTTTTCGACAGGCTCGGGACCAAAGCGCGCTTCGACGGGATGATAGGTCTCGGAGTAACTGAAGGTGGGGTCAAGCACGACATCTGTCCGCGGAATCCCGGTTTCTTCTTCCATCTCGCGCAGGGCACATTCGAGATCGTTCTCACCCTCTTCCAGATGCCCCTTGGGAAGATCAAAACGATGCCGATGCTTCAGCAGAAGATAGGTCAGATGTGGAGTTTTACGAAACAGGATGACTCCGCACGCCCTGACTTGTCG from Planctopirus ephydatiae encodes:
- a CDS encoding bis(5'-nucleosyl)-tetraphosphatase, with the translated sequence MRQVRACGVILFRKTPHLTYLLLKHRHRFDLPKGHLEEGENDLECALREMEEETGIPRTDVVLDPTFSYSETYHPVEARFGPEPVEKTLMIYLGWLNRDRPLKLTEHVGYEWRLWTPPHHIQRYTINPLLAKIEEHFTSNPEVLRVDPPAAS